A single genomic interval of Myxosarcina sp. GI1 harbors:
- a CDS encoding filamentous hemagglutinin N-terminal domain-containing protein, whose protein sequence is MTYFPCSFIKSQQLKIATVLSSCAIATPAIAQITPDGTIPTEVDRTNDVWEITGGERVGDNLFHSFQEFSLPTDNTAFFNNATDVVNAISRVTGGSISEIDGLIRANGNANLILINPAGINFGANARLDIGGSFLGSTAESLIFEDGTVFSATDTQNTLLTVSVPLGLQMGQSSGAIGVEGIGNQITETDLASPLDILENPGLQVQSERTLALVGKGLIFDGGTVTARGGDIELGSVAQGTVNLDPGAMGWNLSYENVAAFADLQLRSQALADASSTGSNSGGSIQVRGSQVSLTDGSSLLIQNTAETAAGAIDVGASESLMLQGFNSSQNGSNIVNESLAGGNGGNINIATSNLSISDRAFISTTAYGAGAGGDLNIASDAVTINGTGIGDLIQNFQVAVLEKTFQPSDRGTGLFIGSVETGTSGNVNINTGSLRLDNGSIIHSPTFTTGKGGDINISANNIELVSSALQAGAVQDSVAGNTAGDIDIDTASLDIRDGAVLLDITLGAAAAGDIKIDASQTVTLQNSPEGAALLTGIYANSSVGSGAAGNIEIVTDRLNINDAFVTNNSGLVLLDESVINTGGTGGNINIEANEIDISGIPYNTKFSSGIGSSTFSDSDAGNINITTERLTVRDGGDITTATLGSGNGGDLTINASEFIDVGGTLNIGTTRRGGLFAASGRAIFPDLDATGAAGAINITTPDLTIRDGASIDVQSIGEGGTGELSIVANEIVIDNQSEITAATETGVGGNIFLEADNVFWRRQSTTTASAGGSGNGGNITIQADNLVALEGSELIANATEGGDGGNILVDTESLFICPSCVVDASASPGGVDGIITFSVLEPEPNLETINLPEQPAQAEEAVALACSSERDARSSELTITGRGGLPPRPSEPLSGESAIAFTPDDSEASNADDTDEKTNTSQLPPAARDWYVNPDGVVVLAAQSPDTVNSSPLNSPDCHVR, encoded by the coding sequence ATGACTTATTTTCCGTGCAGCTTCATAAAATCACAGCAGCTAAAAATAGCAACAGTTTTAAGTTCCTGTGCGATCGCCACTCCTGCCATAGCTCAAATTACTCCTGATGGTACTATTCCCACAGAAGTCGATCGAACGAATGATGTCTGGGAAATTACGGGAGGCGAAAGAGTAGGAGATAACCTGTTTCACAGCTTTCAAGAATTTTCTCTCCCCACTGACAATACCGCATTTTTTAACAACGCCACAGATGTAGTAAACGCTATTAGCAGAGTGACTGGCGGCTCAATTTCTGAAATTGACGGTTTGATTCGAGCTAACGGTAACGCCAATCTAATTTTGATCAATCCTGCGGGCATTAATTTTGGTGCCAATGCGCGATTGGATATTGGTGGCTCGTTTTTAGGCAGCACCGCCGAGAGCTTGATATTTGAAGACGGAACGGTATTTAGCGCGACAGATACTCAAAATACGCTCTTGACGGTAAGTGTGCCTTTAGGATTGCAAATGGGGCAAAGCTCTGGAGCGATTGGAGTTGAAGGAATTGGCAACCAGATAACAGAAACTGATTTAGCTTCACCTTTAGACATATTGGAAAATCCTGGGTTGCAGGTGCAGTCGGAGCGAACTCTGGCTTTAGTAGGCAAGGGATTGATCTTTGACGGTGGCACCGTTACCGCCAGGGGAGGAGACATCGAACTAGGCAGTGTGGCTCAAGGAACCGTAAACCTCGATCCTGGAGCAATGGGCTGGAACTTGAGTTATGAAAATGTTGCTGCCTTTGCCGATTTACAACTGCGATCGCAAGCTCTGGCAGATGCCAGCAGTACGGGATCGAATTCGGGCGGTTCAATTCAAGTACGAGGTAGTCAGGTATCTCTAACGGATGGTTCGTCATTATTGATTCAAAATACGGCAGAGACAGCAGCAGGTGCCATCGATGTCGGTGCCTCAGAATCGCTAATGCTCCAGGGTTTCAATAGTAGCCAAAACGGCAGCAATATTGTCAACGAATCCTTGGCAGGGGGCAATGGGGGAAATATTAATATCGCTACTTCTAATTTAAGTATTAGCGATCGCGCCTTTATTTCTACTACCGCCTATGGTGCGGGTGCGGGAGGAGATCTCAATATTGCTAGCGATGCAGTTACCATAAATGGTACTGGAATAGGAGATCTAATCCAAAATTTTCAGGTAGCAGTGCTGGAAAAAACCTTTCAGCCAAGCGATCGCGGTACTGGTTTATTTATTGGTTCGGTAGAGACTGGTACTTCGGGTAATGTCAACATCAATACTGGTTCTCTGCGTCTGGATAATGGCTCGATAATTCACAGTCCTACCTTTACTACAGGCAAAGGAGGAGATATTAATATCAGTGCCAATAATATCGAACTAGTTAGCTCTGCACTGCAAGCTGGAGCCGTACAGGACAGCGTAGCAGGAAACACCGCAGGCGATATCGATATCGATACGGCAAGTTTAGATATAAGAGATGGAGCGGTTTTGCTCGATATTACTCTGGGAGCTGCTGCGGCTGGAGATATAAAGATCGACGCTTCCCAAACAGTTACTTTGCAGAATAGCCCAGAAGGTGCTGCATTACTAACTGGTATTTATGCTAATTCTAGCGTCGGGTCGGGAGCGGCAGGGAATATTGAGATCGTTACCGACCGCTTAAATATTAATGACGCATTTGTTACCAACAATAGTGGACTGGTACTGTTAGATGAGTCAGTTATCAATACTGGAGGCACTGGGGGAAACATAAATATTGAGGCAAATGAGATTGATATAAGCGGCATTCCCTATAACACTAAATTTTCTAGCGGTATTGGTTCTTCTACCTTCAGCGACTCCGATGCAGGTAATATAAATATTACGACCGAGCGGCTAACCGTTAGAGACGGCGGTGATATTACCACTGCTACTTTAGGCAGTGGAAATGGCGGAGATTTAACCATTAACGCTAGTGAATTTATCGATGTAGGTGGAACTCTTAACATCGGCACTACAAGAAGGGGAGGACTATTTGCGGCATCGGGTAGAGCTATTTTCCCCGATTTAGATGCTACTGGAGCGGCTGGGGCGATAAACATTACTACACCCGATTTAACCATTCGCGATGGCGCGAGTATTGACGTTCAAAGCATAGGTGAAGGAGGTACTGGTGAATTGAGCATTGTTGCCAATGAAATTGTTATCGATAATCAAAGCGAGATTACTGCCGCAACCGAAACTGGAGTAGGAGGCAATATTTTTCTCGAAGCAGACAATGTTTTTTGGCGCAGGCAAAGTACCACTACAGCTTCTGCTGGAGGCTCTGGCAATGGTGGCAACATTACTATTCAGGCAGATAATTTAGTGGCTTTAGAAGGGAGTGAGTTGATTGCTAATGCGACAGAAGGAGGCGATGGAGGAAACATTTTGGTCGATACAGAAAGTCTGTTTATTTGCCCTAGTTGCGTGGTTGATGCTAGTGCCTCACCAGGGGGAGTAGACGGTATTATTACCTTTAGCGTCTTAGAACCAGAACCCAATCTAGAAACTATTAATTTACCCGAGCAGCCAGCCCAAGCAGAAGAAGCGGTAGCATTAGCCTGTTCTTCAGAGCGCGACGCTCGCAGCAGCGAGCTAACTATTACGGGTCGCGGTGGCTTACCACCCAGACCGAGCGAACCTTTGAGCGGCGAATCGGCGATCGCTTTTACTCCCGATGATTCTGAGGCTAGTAATGCAGATGATACCGATGAGAAAACCAATACTTCTCAGTTACCACCTGCGGCTAGAGACTGGTATGTTAACCCCGACGGTGTAGTCGTTCTTGCTGCCCAATCGCCCGATACCGTTAATAGTTCACCTTTAAATTCTCCTGACTGTCATGTTCGTTAA
- a CDS encoding CHAT domain-containing protein: MSRRILTFICLVGLGLVLAFFPARLQATEALDLALAGQQQYQRGNLTAAAELWQQAADAYQEADDADNVSRSLINQAQALRDLGLYPKACRTLILALSDDRRDCNSEVLEDLVASAKQENTLTLDRAIGWRSLGDISRRQGMLEQARSMLNLSLKATQNTSEMGTTLLSLGNVERAMGDRVRDRWEYEEVTEIIERQSLESALAPNRAAIDTYRTAAKSSVPLTQLQSQLNQLNLILDTRTWWQQQAQRRMSTQARMGMTQQLERTKSFIARLEELQQQQIAKLQTEIESSLNILTPSRQALFARINYAQNLLRLQQLNRTESLLTTTLEQARSLEDRQNQSYALGYLGKYYSLQGQLPAAISTTRRALVLAQERNLNGDAPEATYLWQSQLGSLLKQQGQNREALAAYAAAFNTLQSLRTDLNANDRLVQFDFRQEVRPVYLQLVDLLLSTDLTSEELEALSIFNLDAVREEFEPKQPQNLELARRVVESLQLAELDNFFQDPCSEVANVAVQIDDLDPQAAVIYPIALPDRLAIIFSIPNKPLQQVVIPVDEPQVNATLDELYDNLYNESVDDSAINIVRTIPLNFSEIETNRQKLMPIFERIHSWLIEPLATELEANQIETLVFVLNGKLQQVPLAALYDGQQYLLEKYSIALVPSLELLESQDTPRQQLKVLAAGVSQQIEVQGEVFPPLINVPQELNQIAEAFPASQQLLNEEFTLTTIQNRLQSNFPVIHLATHGLFSSDPNRTFIVTGDSDIIGVDRLSSLLDAGNPELVVLSACETATGDERAILGLAGVTVRSGTRSTIATLWSVEDSSTAQLMGQFYQEFKQPEVKKAEALRNAQLRLLKTLQSNPLLEGQTAVHPYYWAPFVLVGNWQ, from the coding sequence ATGAGTCGTCGTATATTAACCTTTATTTGTTTGGTAGGGTTGGGCTTGGTTTTAGCTTTTTTTCCCGCTCGCTTGCAGGCGACCGAGGCGTTAGATCTGGCTCTAGCAGGACAACAGCAATATCAGCGTGGCAACCTAACAGCAGCGGCAGAGTTGTGGCAACAGGCAGCCGATGCCTATCAAGAAGCAGACGATGCCGATAACGTAAGCAGAAGCTTAATCAATCAAGCTCAAGCACTACGAGATTTGGGATTGTACCCCAAAGCCTGTCGAACTCTAATTCTGGCACTAAGCGACGATCGCCGCGACTGCAATAGCGAAGTATTAGAAGATCTAGTAGCCTCTGCCAAACAAGAAAATACGCTGACGCTCGATCGCGCTATTGGCTGGCGCAGTTTGGGCGATATTTCTCGCCGTCAGGGAATGTTAGAACAGGCACGATCGATGCTGAATTTGAGTTTAAAAGCAACTCAAAATACATCCGAAATGGGGACGACTTTACTTAGTTTGGGTAATGTCGAACGAGCTATGGGCGATCGAGTACGCGATCGCTGGGAATATGAAGAAGTAACGGAAATTATCGAACGTCAATCTTTAGAATCTGCTCTCGCACCCAATCGGGCTGCTATTGATACTTATAGAACCGCTGCTAAAAGTTCCGTTCCTTTGACCCAGCTACAGTCACAACTCAATCAACTCAATCTGATTCTAGATACTAGAACCTGGTGGCAACAGCAAGCCCAACGTCGTATGTCTACTCAAGCACGTATGGGTATGACTCAGCAATTAGAAAGAACCAAGAGTTTTATAGCTCGGCTAGAAGAGCTACAGCAACAACAAATAGCCAAGCTACAGACGGAAATCGAATCTAGCTTAAATATTCTCACTCCCAGCCGACAGGCTCTGTTTGCTCGAATTAACTATGCTCAAAATCTTTTGCGGCTTCAACAACTCAACCGAACTGAGTCTCTATTGACAACTACTTTAGAACAGGCTCGCTCTCTTGAGGATCGGCAAAACCAGTCTTATGCTTTAGGATATCTCGGTAAATATTACTCCCTTCAGGGACAACTACCAGCCGCGATTTCGACAACACGACGGGCTTTGGTTTTGGCTCAAGAACGCAATCTCAACGGTGACGCTCCAGAAGCTACTTACCTCTGGCAATCTCAGCTTGGTAGCCTACTCAAACAACAGGGACAAAACCGTGAAGCCCTCGCCGCTTATGCTGCTGCTTTTAATACTCTTCAGTCTCTAAGAACCGATCTCAATGCTAACGATCGCTTAGTACAGTTTGATTTTAGGCAGGAAGTACGCCCCGTTTACTTACAACTAGTCGATTTGCTACTTAGTACCGATTTGACTTCAGAAGAGCTAGAAGCTTTGAGTATTTTTAACTTAGATGCGGTTAGAGAAGAATTCGAGCCAAAACAGCCTCAAAATTTAGAGCTGGCTCGTAGAGTCGTCGAATCGCTTCAGCTAGCAGAACTAGACAACTTTTTCCAAGACCCCTGTTCGGAAGTCGCCAATGTTGCCGTACAAATTGACGACCTCGATCCTCAAGCCGCAGTGATTTATCCCATTGCCTTACCCGACCGTTTGGCAATTATTTTTTCCATACCCAACAAACCCCTACAGCAGGTGGTAATACCAGTTGACGAACCGCAGGTCAATGCAACTCTAGACGAACTGTACGATAATCTTTACAACGAAAGCGTCGATGATTCGGCAATTAATATTGTCAGAACTATTCCCTTAAATTTTTCCGAAATAGAAACAAATAGGCAAAAGCTAATGCCTATTTTCGAGCGCATTCATAGCTGGTTAATCGAACCACTGGCAACAGAGTTAGAGGCAAACCAAATTGAAACTTTGGTATTTGTTCTTAACGGCAAACTACAGCAAGTCCCATTAGCAGCCCTCTATGATGGACAGCAATATCTATTGGAAAAATATAGCATTGCTCTAGTTCCTAGCCTGGAATTACTTGAATCTCAAGACACACCCAGACAACAATTAAAAGTTTTAGCGGCAGGAGTAAGTCAGCAAATAGAAGTACAAGGAGAAGTCTTCCCTCCCCTAATAAATGTTCCTCAAGAATTAAACCAAATTGCCGAGGCTTTTCCTGCTTCTCAACAACTACTCAATGAAGAATTTACCTTAACTACAATTCAAAACCGACTCCAATCCAATTTTCCCGTCATTCACCTGGCAACACACGGTTTGTTTAGCTCCGATCCCAATCGTACTTTTATCGTCACGGGAGACAGTGATATTATAGGAGTCGATCGCCTCAGTTCCCTATTAGATGCTGGCAATCCAGAATTAGTAGTGCTTAGTGCCTGTGAAACTGCTACTGGTGATGAAAGAGCAATTTTAGGACTAGCAGGAGTAACGGTTCGTTCTGGTACTCGTAGTACTATAGCTACCTTGTGGTCTGTAGAAGATTCTTCTACGGCTCAGTTGATGGGACAGTTTTATCAAGAGTTCAAGCAACCTGAAGTAAAAAAAGCCGAAGCTTTAAGGAACGCTCAACTTAGACTATTAAAAACTTTACAATCTAACCCCCTGTTGGAAGGACAGACAGCCGTTCATCCTTACTATTGGGCACCATTTGTCCTGGTTGGCAACTGGCAATAG
- a CDS encoding COP23 domain-containing protein, with protein sequence MNDKYLSTVRLLTASVAVPAMALISQLSQVKVSTAAVPNITCDTTSETPTVVASVEGSEGKQQTKMLTFLTDYFPDREAKQKCQAAANTLQTLYAANEMNYLASDTIDGELPVVCAVQRRGVGCDSYSAKVLFALDRQVNPAVALYNMLGEDLKRSELPDSRTVSRIYTDLTLFDWLPF encoded by the coding sequence ATGAATGATAAATATTTATCAACCGTGAGATTATTGACTGCTTCTGTAGCAGTACCCGCTATGGCGTTGATTTCTCAGCTAAGTCAGGTTAAAGTTAGTACGGCTGCCGTCCCCAATATCACCTGTGATACTACAAGCGAAACTCCTACAGTCGTAGCTAGTGTCGAAGGTTCTGAAGGCAAGCAACAGACTAAAATGTTAACTTTCTTGACAGATTACTTCCCCGACCGAGAGGCAAAGCAAAAATGCCAGGCTGCGGCTAATACCTTACAAACGCTTTATGCTGCCAATGAAATGAATTATCTGGCAAGCGATACTATTGACGGCGAGCTACCAGTGGTTTGCGCGGTACAGAGAAGAGGAGTTGGCTGCGATAGTTACAGTGCTAAAGTTTTATTCGCTCTCGATCGCCAGGTCAACCCAGCTGTAGCTTTATATAATATGCTCGGCGAAGACCTCAAGCGTTCGGAATTACCAGATTCTAGAACCGTTAGCC
- a CDS encoding ShlB/FhaC/HecB family hemolysin secretion/activation protein, with translation MRAQAPEPPELPQPTTPRQSPPKQFDFNSPLAPPSPESAVDIPGTIVVRKFEFVGSTVFSDAELAEAVAKFRGKPISFARLLQAADKISELYIQQGYITSGAYIPAQNLESDTVQIQIVEGSVSNVEIDIAEGRLNPDYVRARLERAIAAPLNIDKLQEALQLLQFNPLIASLDAELAAGIRPGTNSLTVSVTEADTFFLQPSINNSRNPVIGTFERRIEVIENNLFGIGDGINFAYSNTDGSDSFEGGYTLPVNAQNGTVSFDFRIADNEIIEPPFEDLDIEIDSRDFALSWRQPVIQRATPQANQEVALELIASRRESDTSIVDVDYPLSPGASEDGETRISALRLAQEWLRRDRVSVISARSQLNLGIDAFDATINDVEPDGQFFAWRGQLLYLRLLGRTTFDNRIPPTLLLRSDLQLAADPLLTVEQFSLGGGASVRGYRQDDLLTDSGWFASAEVRLPIASSERWGTVQLTPFVDWGTGWNADDEATDFNTLIGTGVGVLWELPERLEARVDFGIPLINTDSDDRTWQENGVYFQLRYNIQ, from the coding sequence GTGAGAGCGCAAGCCCCCGAACCTCCCGAACTTCCCCAGCCTACCACTCCGCGACAATCGCCGCCAAAACAATTCGATTTCAATTCTCCCCTCGCTCCTCCTTCCCCCGAATCAGCAGTTGATATTCCAGGCACGATTGTGGTGAGAAAATTTGAGTTCGTCGGTAGCACCGTTTTTAGCGATGCCGAACTAGCAGAGGCGGTTGCCAAATTTCGCGGTAAACCTATTTCCTTTGCCCGCTTACTTCAAGCTGCCGATAAAATTAGCGAACTCTACATCCAGCAAGGATACATTACTTCGGGAGCCTATATTCCGGCACAAAACTTAGAGTCGGATACGGTTCAAATTCAAATCGTAGAGGGGAGCGTGAGTAATGTGGAGATCGACATCGCCGAGGGTAGACTCAATCCCGACTATGTCCGCGCTCGTCTCGAACGAGCTATTGCCGCTCCGCTCAATATTGACAAACTACAGGAAGCTCTTCAGCTACTGCAATTTAATCCCTTAATCGCCAGTTTAGATGCCGAACTTGCCGCAGGTATCAGACCAGGTACCAATTCGCTGACGGTTTCGGTAACTGAAGCCGATACTTTTTTTCTGCAACCAAGCATTAATAATAGCCGCAACCCAGTTATCGGAACTTTTGAACGTCGCATCGAAGTTATTGAAAATAATCTTTTCGGTATTGGCGACGGTATAAACTTTGCCTATAGCAATACCGATGGTAGCGATAGCTTTGAAGGAGGCTATACTTTGCCAGTCAATGCCCAAAATGGAACTGTAAGTTTTGATTTTAGAATTGCCGACAATGAGATTATCGAACCTCCCTTTGAAGATTTAGATATTGAAATCGATTCGCGGGATTTTGCTCTATCCTGGCGACAACCAGTAATTCAAAGAGCTACTCCTCAAGCCAATCAGGAAGTAGCTTTAGAGTTAATTGCTTCTAGACGAGAAAGCGATACTTCAATTGTTGATGTCGATTATCCGCTGTCTCCAGGAGCTAGCGAAGACGGGGAAACTAGAATTTCTGCCCTGCGTTTGGCACAAGAATGGCTGCGTCGCGATCGCGTTTCGGTAATTTCCGCGCGATCGCAGTTGAACCTCGGTATCGACGCTTTTGATGCCACTATTAACGACGTAGAGCCAGATGGTCAGTTTTTTGCCTGGCGAGGACAGTTGCTTTATTTGCGGTTGTTGGGCAGAACTACCTTTGATAATCGAATACCTCCAACCTTATTGTTACGCTCCGATTTACAACTAGCAGCAGATCCATTACTGACAGTCGAGCAGTTTAGTTTGGGAGGGGGAGCTTCCGTAAGGGGTTATCGCCAGGACGACTTATTAACCGACAGTGGCTGGTTTGCTTCGGCAGAAGTACGATTGCCCATTGCCAGTAGCGAACGTTGGGGTACAGTGCAGCTTACTCCTTTTGTTGACTGGGGTACTGGTTGGAATGCTGACGATGAAGCAACTGACTTTAATACTTTAATCGGTACGGGGGTGGGAGTGCTTTGGGAATTGCCAGAGCGATTAGAAGCACGTGTAGATTTTGGCATTCCTCTAATAAATACCGATTCTGACGATCGCACCTGGCAAGAAAATGGAGTTTACTTTCAACTTCGGTACAACATTCAATAG